Proteins from a single region of Gasterosteus aculeatus chromosome Y, fGasAcu3.hap1.1, whole genome shotgun sequence:
- the LOC144390833 gene encoding histone H2A-like, translating into MSGRGKTGGKARAKAKTRSSRAGLQFPVGRVHRHLRKGNYAQRVGAGAPVYLAAVLEYLTAEILELAGNAARDNKKTRIIPRHLQLAVRNDEELNKLLGGVTIAQGGVLPNIQAVLLPKKTEKPAKK; encoded by the coding sequence ATGAGCGGCAGAGGCAAAACCGGTGGAAAGGCCCGAgcgaaggcaaagacccgctcctctcgtgctggactccagttcccagtcggtcgcgtccacagacatctgcgcaaagggaactatgcgcagcgtgtcggcgcaggagcccccgtctacctggcggccgtgctggagtacctgaccgctgagatcctggagctggctggaaacgccgcccgcgacaacaagaagacccgcatcatcccgcgtcacctgcagctggctgtccgcaacgacgaggagctcaacaagctgctgggcggagtgaccatcgctcagggcggcgtgctgcccaacatccaggcggtgctgctgcccaagaagaccgagaagcccgccaagaagtaA
- the LOC144390834 gene encoding histone H2B 1/2-like encodes MPEVVKAPKKGSKKAVSKAVSKSGKKKRKTRKESYAIYVYKVMKQVHPDTGISSKAMGIMNSFVSDIFERIAGEASRLAHYNKRSTITSREIQTAVRLLLPGELAKHAVSEGTKAVTKYTSSK; translated from the coding sequence ATGCCTGAAGTTGtgaaagcgcccaagaagggctccaagaaagccgtctccaaggccgtcagcaagagcggcaagaagaagaggaagaccaggaaggagagctacgccatctacgtgtacaaggtgatgaagcaggtgcaccccgacaccggcatctcctccaaggccatgggcatcatgaactcgttcgtgagcgacatctttgagcgcatcgccggtgaggcctctcgcctggctcactacaacaagcgctccaccatcacctccagggagatccagaccgctgtgcgcctgctgctgcccggcgagctggccaagcacgccgtgtctgagggaaccaaggccgtgaccaagtacaccagctccaagtaa
- the LOC144390835 gene encoding histone H3, giving the protein MARTKQTARKSTGGKAPRKQLATKAARKSAPATGGVKKPHRYRPGTVALREIRRYQKSTELLIRKLPFQRLVREIAQDFKTDLRFQSSAVMALQESSEAYLVGLFEDTNLCAIHAKRVTIMPKDIQLARRIRGERA; this is encoded by the coding sequence ATGGCACGAACCAAGCAAACCGCCCGCAAGTCCACCGGAGGCAAAGCCCCGAGGAAGCAGCTCGCCACCAAGGCCGCCCGTAAGAGCGCCCCGGCCACCGGCGGCGTGAAGAAGCCTCACCGTTACAGGCCCGGTACCGTGGCCCTGAGGGAGATCCGTCGCTACCAGaagtccacggagctgctgatccgcaagctgcccttccagcgtctggtgagagagatcgctcaggacttcaagaccgacctgcgcttccagagctccgctgttatggctctgcaggagtccagcgaggcttacctggtgggcctgttcgaggacaccaacctgtgcgccatccacgccaagagggtcaccatcatgcccaaagacatccagctggcccgtcgcATCCGCGGAGAACGAGCTTAA
- the LOC144390836 gene encoding histone H4, which produces MSGRGKGGKGLGKGGAKRHRKVLRDNIQGITKPAIRRLARRGGVKRISGLIYEETRGVLKVFLENVIRDAVTYTEHAKRKTVTAMDVVYALKRQGRTLYGFGG; this is translated from the coding sequence atgagcggaagaggaaagggaggaaaaggactcggcaaaggaggcgccaagcgtcaccgtaaagtcctccgtgatAACATCCAGGGCATCACCAAGCCCGCcatccgccgtctggctcgccgcggcggagtgaagcgcatctccggtctgatctacgaggagacccgcggtgtgctgaaggtcttcctggagaacgtgatccgcgatgccgtcacctacaccgagcacgccaagaggaagacggtgaccgccatggatgtggtctatgccctgaagagacagggacgcacTCTGTACGGCTTCGGAGGATAA
- the LOC144390837 gene encoding histone H4, which produces MSGRGKGGKGLGKGGAKRHRKVLRDNIQGITKPAIRRLARRGGVKRISGLIYEETRGVLKVFLENVIRDAVTYTEHAKRKTVTAMDVVYALKRQGRTLYGFGG; this is translated from the coding sequence atgagcggaagaggaaagggtggaaaaggactcggcaaaggaggcgccaagcgtcaccgtaaagtcctccgtgatAACATCCAGGGAATCACCAAGCCCGCcatccgccgtctggctcgccgcggcggagtgaagcgcatctccggtctgatctacgaggagacccgcggtgtgctgaaggtcttcctggagaacgtgatccgcgatgccgtcacctacaccgagcacgccaagaggaagacggtgaccgccatggatgtggtctatgccctgaagagacagggacgcaccctGTACGGCTTCGGAGGATAA
- the LOC144390840 gene encoding histone H2A-like: protein MSGRGKTGGKARAKAKTRSSRAGLQFPVGRVHRHLRKGNYAQRVGAGAPVYLAAVLEYLTAEILELAGNAARDNKKTRIIPRHLQLAVRNDEELNKLLGGVTIAQGGVLPNIQAVLLPKKTEKPAKK, encoded by the coding sequence ATGAGCGGCAGAGGCAAAACCGGTGGAAAGGCCCGAgcgaaggcaaagacccgctcctctcgtgctggactccagttcccagtcggtcgcgtccacagacatctgcgcaaagggaactatgcgcagcgtgtcggcgcaggagcccccgtctacctggcggccgtgctggagtacctgaccgctgagatcctggagctggctggaaatgctgcccgcgacaacaagaagacccgcatcatcccgcgtcacctgcagctggctgtccgcaacgacgaggagctcaacaagctgctgggcggagtgaccatcgctcagggcggcgtgctgcccaacatccaggcggtgctgctgcccaagaagaccgagaagcccgccaagaagtaA
- the LOC144390841 gene encoding histone H2B 1/2-like → MPEVVKAPKKGSKKAVSKAVSKSGKKKRKTRKESYGIYVYKVMKQVHPDTGISSKAMGIMNSFVSDIFERIAGEASRLAHYNKRSTITSREIQTAVRLLLPGELAKHAVSEGTKAVTKYTSSK, encoded by the coding sequence ATGCCGGAGGTTGtgaaagcgcccaagaagggctccaagaaagccgtctccaaggccgtcagcaagagcggcaagaagaagaggaagaccaggaaggagagctacggcatctacgtgtacaaggtgatgaagcaggtccaccccgacaccggcatctcctccaaggccatgggcatcatgaactcgttcgtgagcgacatctttgagcgcatcgccggtgaggcctctcgcctggctcactacaacaagcgctccaccatcacctccagggagatccagaccgctgtgcgcctgctgctgcccggcgagctggccaagcacgctgtgtctgagggaaccaaggccgtgaccaagtacaccagctccaagtaa
- the LOC144390842 gene encoding histone H3, with translation MARTKQTARKSTGGKAPRKQLATKAARKSAPATGGVKKPHRYRPGTVALREIRRYQKSTELLIRKLPFQRLVREIAQDFKTDLRFQSSAVMALQESSEAYLVGLFEDTNLCAIHAKRVTIMPKDIQLARRIRGERA, from the coding sequence ATGGCACGAACCAAGCAGACCGCTCGTAAGTCCACCGGAGGCAAagcccccaggaagcagctcGCCACCAAGGCCGCCCGTAAGAGCGCCCCGGCCACTGGCGGCGTTAAGAAGCCTCACCGTTACAGGCCCGGTACCGTGGCCCTGAGGGAGATCCGTCGCTACCAGaagtccacggagctgctgatccgcaagctgcccttccagcgactggtgagagagatcgctcaggacttcaagaccgacctgcgcttccagagctctgctgttatggctctgcaggagtccagcgaggcttacctggtgggcctgttcgaggacaccaacctgtgcgccatccacgccaagagggtcaccatcatgcccaaagacatccagctggcccgtcgcATCCGCGGAGAACGAGCTTAA
- the LOC144390843 gene encoding histone H4 gives MSGRGKGGKGLGKGGAKRHRKVLRDNIQGITKPAIRRLARRGGVKRISGLIYEETRGVLKVFLENVIRDAVTYTEHAKRKTVTAMDVVYALKRQGRTLYGFGG, from the coding sequence atgagcggaagaggaaagggaggaaaaggactcggcaaaggaggcgccaagcgtcaccgtaaagtcctccgtgataacatccagggcatcaccaagcccgctatccgccgtctggctcgccgcggcggagtgaagcgcatctccggtctgatctacgaggagacccgcggtgtgctgaaggtcttcctggagaacgtcatccgcgatgccgtcacctacaccgagcacgccaagaggaagacggtgaccgccatggatgtggtctatgccctgaagagacagggacgcaccctGTACGGCTTCGGAGGATAA